One Sphingobacteruim zhuxiongii DNA window includes the following coding sequences:
- a CDS encoding heavy metal translocating P-type ATPase — MSTTNTYKISGMTCNGCRTNVENKLNEIPGVKAAVNLETAEVEISTEQPLDIAALQNKLDELAGGYSIHEAKPVNQHTSHHHDHVAKNTETTRTYSITGMTCNGCRTNVEKKLNEIPGINAKVDLAKGEAEITSNTIPSTDSLQEKLNELGTSYQISDEKKAQSEPIQRSEEISPSGQYICPMFCEGEDKIYHEPGRCPVCGMFLRPIEKVEKPNPNNAHQHGHIPMQGHMHGHQKAQSNSQNAGKYYCPMMCEGDKVYDKFGSCPVCGMNLEKIPDTTIKVEYTCPMHPQIVQDHPGNCPICGMDLVPNQVTEEEDKHYRDLLKKFWISVACTVPIFILSMGDMLPGQPISKIIPYQINAWIQLILAIPVVFYTCWMFFERAWTSFKTWNLNMFSLIGLGAAAAFIFSLLALFFPQLFPAELKGHHGEVHLYFESATVILTLVLLGQVMEAKAHSKTNSAIKELIKLSPAEAIIVVDGKDKKISIHDVKVGDILRVRAGDKVPVDGRIQEGNTAIDESMITGEPIPVEKAPEDSVIGGTINGNHEVLIRAERIGSETLLSQIIELVNTASRSQPPIQKLTDKVSKIFVPTVIIIAIITFIAWSLSSVPNSTAMAFSNLLAVLIVACPCALGLATPMSVMVGIGKGAKNGILIKNSEALENLAKANVLIVDKTGTITSGKPSVSEVISGNNKFQAKDILQIAASVNKNSTHPLAQAMIDKAKAENTQLLDVIQFENISGKGVKGKIHHMSVLLGTARLMDEQQIKLDETQRLQIEELQKQGNSVSILAIDGAYAGIVAAFDTLRDSSIDAIKKFQNQGIEVYMFTGDNKNTAEIVAKQAGIKHVQANLLPEDKLNGIKKLQAEGKKVIMVGDGINDAPALTQADIGIAMGTGTDVAIQSSEITLVKGDLRGVHKAYTLSNMMLRNIKQNLGFAFFYNVIGIPIAAGILYPSFGILMSPMIAAAAMSLSSVSVIVNSLRLNRTTLD; from the coding sequence TTACAGCATTACAGGAATGACCTGCAATGGCTGTAGAACAAATGTCGAAAAAAAACTAAATGAAATACCCGGCATCAATGCAAAGGTTGATTTAGCAAAGGGTGAAGCGGAAATCACTTCTAATACTATTCCCAGCACAGATTCACTTCAAGAAAAATTGAATGAGTTAGGCACTTCTTATCAGATTAGCGACGAAAAAAAAGCACAAAGTGAACCGATCCAAAGAAGTGAGGAAATCTCGCCAAGCGGACAATATATCTGTCCGATGTTTTGCGAGGGCGAGGACAAAATTTACCATGAACCTGGGCGCTGTCCTGTCTGTGGCATGTTTTTGAGACCCATTGAAAAAGTAGAAAAACCGAATCCGAATAACGCGCATCAACACGGACATATTCCTATGCAAGGACATATGCACGGACATCAAAAAGCCCAAAGTAATTCCCAAAATGCGGGAAAGTATTATTGCCCAATGATGTGTGAAGGTGATAAAGTATATGATAAATTCGGCTCTTGTCCTGTATGCGGAATGAACCTTGAAAAGATTCCAGACACGACGATTAAAGTCGAATATACCTGTCCAATGCATCCTCAAATTGTACAAGATCACCCTGGAAACTGTCCAATCTGTGGAATGGATTTAGTACCCAACCAAGTCACAGAGGAAGAGGACAAACATTACCGAGATTTACTCAAGAAATTCTGGATATCTGTAGCTTGTACCGTTCCGATATTCATTTTATCTATGGGTGATATGCTTCCTGGACAACCGATTAGCAAGATAATACCTTATCAGATCAATGCTTGGATTCAACTTATATTAGCAATCCCTGTTGTATTTTATACCTGCTGGATGTTTTTTGAACGTGCATGGACTTCATTTAAAACATGGAATCTAAATATGTTTAGTTTAATTGGTTTAGGCGCAGCGGCGGCGTTTATCTTCAGTTTGCTAGCGTTATTCTTTCCACAGCTATTCCCAGCAGAATTAAAAGGACATCATGGCGAAGTACATCTTTATTTTGAGTCCGCAACTGTAATCTTAACACTCGTTCTATTAGGACAGGTGATGGAGGCAAAAGCCCATTCGAAGACCAATAGTGCGATCAAAGAATTGATTAAACTAAGTCCGGCAGAGGCTATTATTGTTGTAGATGGAAAGGATAAAAAAATATCTATTCATGATGTAAAAGTTGGAGATATCTTACGTGTTCGAGCTGGAGATAAAGTCCCTGTCGACGGGCGTATACAAGAAGGGAATACCGCTATTGACGAATCGATGATAACTGGAGAGCCTATCCCTGTTGAAAAAGCGCCGGAAGATAGCGTCATCGGTGGAACCATTAATGGAAACCATGAAGTGCTTATCAGAGCGGAACGCATAGGAAGCGAAACATTGCTTTCCCAAATTATAGAATTAGTAAATACAGCGAGTCGTAGCCAACCCCCTATTCAAAAACTAACGGATAAAGTATCCAAGATTTTTGTTCCTACAGTTATTATCATTGCAATAATAACTTTTATCGCCTGGTCTTTATCATCGGTACCGAATAGTACCGCCATGGCATTCTCTAATTTATTAGCCGTATTAATCGTCGCCTGTCCTTGTGCGCTCGGACTAGCCACTCCTATGTCAGTCATGGTAGGAATAGGAAAAGGCGCTAAAAACGGTATCCTGATAAAAAATTCGGAGGCACTGGAGAACCTCGCCAAAGCCAACGTGCTTATCGTCGATAAAACAGGAACAATTACTTCTGGAAAACCATCCGTCTCGGAAGTGATCTCAGGAAACAATAAATTTCAAGCAAAAGATATTTTGCAAATCGCCGCGTCGGTAAACAAGAACAGTACGCATCCTTTAGCGCAGGCGATGATTGATAAAGCCAAAGCGGAAAACACCCAACTATTAGATGTCATTCAATTTGAAAATATAAGTGGCAAGGGCGTCAAAGGCAAAATTCATCACATGTCTGTCTTATTAGGCACGGCTCGATTGATGGATGAACAACAGATCAAATTAGACGAAACACAGCGTCTTCAGATTGAAGAATTGCAAAAACAAGGAAATTCAGTATCCATTTTGGCAATCGATGGCGCATATGCCGGCATCGTCGCTGCATTTGATACGTTACGTGATAGCAGCATTGATGCCATCAAGAAATTTCAAAATCAAGGTATAGAAGTCTACATGTTTACTGGGGACAACAAAAATACCGCGGAAATTGTCGCGAAACAGGCGGGTATTAAGCATGTCCAAGCCAACTTATTACCCGAAGACAAGCTTAACGGCATTAAGAAACTTCAAGCGGAAGGGAAGAAAGTGATAATGGTTGGTGACGGCATAAACGATGCTCCTGCCCTAACCCAAGCGGATATTGGAATTGCTATGGGGACCGGTACAGATGTCGCCATACAAAGTTCAGAAATTACGCTTGTGAAAGGCGACTTAAGAGGTGTGCATAAAGCCTATACCTTAAGTAATATGATGCTAAGAAATATCAAGCAAAACTTAGGGTTCGCTTTCTTTTATAATGTAATCGGGATTCCGATTGCTGCCGGAATTCTATACCCTAGCTTTGGGATATTGATGTCTCCGATGATTGCAGCGGCAGCAATGAGTCTAAGTTCGGTATCGGTTATTGTTAACTCATTACGGTTAAACAGAACCACGTTAGATTAA